In Gossypium hirsutum isolate 1008001.06 chromosome A10, Gossypium_hirsutum_v2.1, whole genome shotgun sequence, the DNA window AAACTCAAAAACCTCGAGAAAGTAATCtacattaatatattatatttaaatacacATGCAAAGAAGCTCGTCATGACTTAACTTTTAAAGCTCTACAAATTGACATACGATAAGAAGTAATTAAGTCATATTTTCACCAAGAGAAGGGtaagaaaaacccaaaacagGAAGCCAATACAGGCTTTTTTTTGTCGTGAAATCTTACGAGCACTTTTTCGTATAATTATTCTatgaattattatacattttttatcgtgatttcaaattcaagtatataattaaaatttaaattttaatataaaaatataatttaaggtaCTTTTTTAACTATGTCAAATTTCTCATAAAGTCAttgccaaaataaaaaaataaaaaagaagaaaaattctcATAAAACAAACATATAGAAATCATCTCAAAATGCTTTAgagctagttttttttttaatagggtttatttttacttaaaagccCATTTGAATTTTCTTTGTAAACAAACAAGATAAAGGCCCAAATCAACTAATACAACGTAAAATTTTCTCTCTAACAGGAAAATTCTGGCCTTATCCATTTTCGAGGGAAAATATATATTACACGTAGGACAAATATTTCGGAAAAGTACAAGTGTTCGATGAGTCTCGATCATGGAAAAAGAACATTTCTCTAGAACCAACTCAAAACTTCAGATAtagattattttcatttatcgCGATGCTTATATATTGggagataaaaataaaatcctGGGAAATTCTCTGTTTTCCAGAAAAAAACCGTAAAAACAGAGTGAACAAAAAATGTCGCTTTATTACAGATGGAAGAATTTCGAGGAAGACGAGGATCGACCCGAAAAGCCTCGCCGGTTTGGGGTCACTGAAATGCGAGGACCCAATCATACTCTCTTGACCCAGAACGTTCTTCAGGTATTGAATTTCAATGGGTTGTTTTTAAATTTCGGAAATTTATGATTGAGCTGAATAAAAATGGTTTCTTTTTTTACCAGGATATATTTGAATCAATGGGTCAATTTGTTGATGGGTTGAAGTTTTCCGGGGGTTCTCACAGTTTAATGCCTAAATCGTTTTTGAAACAAGTGATTGATATGGCTCATCAACATAACGTTTATGTTAGTACTGGTGATTGGGCTGAACATTTGATTCGTAAAGGTCCTTCGGCTTTTAAAGATTTTGTTGAAGTAAGTTGAGTTATACCGAGATTGAAGCTTTTTTATGGTTAAagtattttcctttttttgatAATGTTGTGATTTAATGTTCTTGAAGGAGTGTAAGCAAATGGGGTTTGATACAATTGAGTTGAATGTGACATCACTTGAAGTTCCTGAAGATACTCTTTTGAGATATGTGAGATTGATTAAAAGTGGTGGCTTAAAAGCTAAGCCTCAGTTTGCTGTCAAGTTTAAAAAGTCTGATATACCTATTGGTGGTGATAGAGCATTTGGAGCTTATGTTCCTCCTGCTCCAAGATCTACTGGTATGGATCTCATTCCttttttaccattaaaaattgGTCCCTATAGGTTAGAATGAGGAACACGTGGCACACTACttgtaattattatttagttattCTATCAGCAACACTAGTTtataatagtagaaatggattaaattttaatagaaaggaTTAGTTTGTTCTTTGATATAATGCATAGAGATTAATTTGCCTATATTTTGAGTAAAGgggacaaaatgcaatttgactcttACTACAGGggtctccatggtacttttaccattgCTATtggtttttatgattttttttccaaattttgatgAGGGATTTGCATTTGCTTTGCTTTTATTGAATTAAGTTTCAATGGAGTTGAACCATATAGCTAATCATACTTTTTTCAGTGATTGCCATCTTTTAGaccctttattttcttttgtatgGATGTTCATAGCAATAATGTTCAGTTTTTGTACTGGTTAGAATGAGTGGAACCATTGAAATATGGTTTGGTTGAACCAATGTGGTCTCTGAGCTGTTTTCAAAAACCAACTATCATTGTTGCATTTGCTATAACCTGAATATATTTACAGAACTTGTTGAAGATGTTGACCTATTGATCAGGAGGGCTGAGAGATGTTTAGAAGCTGGTGCAGACATGATTATGATCGATGCAGATGATCTATGCAAACATGCTGATTCAGTACGGGCGGATGTAATTGCAAAGGTTATTGGTCGTCTAGGTCTTGAGAAGACAATGTTTGATGCTTCAAATGCTAGAGCCTCCGAATGGTTTGTCAAGCAATATGGAGCAAAGGTATAATGATTATTCATTAAGTTACCCCATACCAAATTCTGATGTTTCTGATTATATATAACTGACATTCATGACTTGTTACTTTCAGGTGAACCTCTTTGTGGATCACTCTCAAGTAATGGATTTAGAGTGTCTCAGAGGATGCAACCTTGGAAAAAATCACAACTCGGTTCTTGGTTCGTCGTATTTTCTGTTCTGAACTGGTAAAGACTTATAGAGATACAACTTCCCTGCTGTAGTTTATCAAGTAAGCATTGGTATGCCTTATGTTTGTGCTGAGAGAGTGAAGTTTAATCAAGATGAAAACATTATCGACTATTATTGCAATAAATTTGAAGCATTGACAATGATTTTTTGTTTTCGTGTCGGATTCTACTGATTGTGCTTATATCTTCTCATCTTTCAGTTAAGGAAGAATCAAAAGTCCCTTGTAAGTCCAGTTCGAAAGTAGTTTCTTCTGTTATAACCCGGTAGGTTTCCGAGTTCCTTGGCTTACGAATCTCGGACAGTGCCAACACAATCTCCCTCATTGAGGGCCTTTTTCTTGAAACAGGATTTACACAATTATAAGCAAGACCACCCATAAAATTTAGTTGTTGAACATCAAATTTTCCTTCAAGTCTAGGGTCTGCAATCTCTTCCCACCCTTCATTGTCCTCTACGCCAAGAGCCACCTATTCAATGTCAAAGCCCTTCAATAAATGTTCATAATCTATACGTATAATATCAAGTAATCATAACCTAAGCAGGTCTTCAACTTACAAACTCTACGTATTCCATGAGATTCTTTTGTGCATTATTGCCACTCATTAGTTCAAATAGGAGAACCCCGAAACTGTAAACATCACTTTTCTTAGTAAAAATTGATGTAGATATGTATTCTGGGTCTACGTAACCGAAAGTTCCTTTAATATCAGATGAAGAATGCAAAGCACTCTTCTCCTGCCTTGAAATCCCAAAGTCAGCTACCTGCACAGTTGGTCTTATTAAGTCTCATTGATAGGAGAAATGAAGTATCTAGCAGAGAACTGAAAACTTACTCTAGCTTTCATGAAGTGATCCAACAAAATATTCGACGATTTGATGTCTCGGTGCACTACTGGTGGAACAGCCTGTTACGAAAACAGGCTGAGTGAGCAACTACGTATTTAAACTGTAAACCGTAAACCAGATTACAGAATTTACCCCATAATGAAGATATTCCAAACCCCTTGCCACATCTAGAGCTATCTGTACCCTCAGATTCCAGGTCAAAGGCTCATGTTTTTCGTCTGCAGTTCAAACGTGATAATGCATTTTGCATCATGACAAGTACTCTTGAATTTGTTTCTTGGACAAAGTATGCATACATCTTTATGATAGATGATGTTACATGAATGGAAGTTTCAATGGTAAAAATATCATGGTGACTTTTGTACTAACAGATAGATTATAGTATGTTTCTTTTACTCAAAAGAATGAGCAAATTAATTTCTTGATTAAAATGTAAACTgatcatttttgttaaatttcatcaatttttactgttaaaaaattGATGTGATTGATAAAATAATTGAACAAAATGGATGAATGAATTCTTAACagaaaaatgtgtttattttttaatttaaagtataaggattaatttaTATATCCTTTAATAGAAGGTAGTAGAGTGGAATGCTATTTGTGCTTTTATCAGCTTTGATTATTCTTACTGTATAAATGGGAGGCAAGGCTTCCATTGCTCATATAAACATAAACAAGCATATGCAGTCCTCTTTCAGCACAATACCCCATCAAGTTCACGAGGTTCCTATGGTGTAATCTTCCAAGCAACAGAACCTACAAAGCAACAAAATATTGATGTGTACAAGCTTTCACCTGATTTCCAATAAAACCAATCATTGATTCATAGGACATGGAAATTGAAACCAGAAATTTAGTTACCTCTGTAAGGAATTCCAATGCCCCTTGCTTGGAATCAGTAGCAAGCACTTTAACAGCAACTGTCTGACCAGTTGTTATTTGAGCTTTATAAACAGGACCAAATGCCCCTTCACCTATATTCGTCGTAAAATTCCATGTCGCTTTTTGTAGCTCTCTGCAAAACATCTCGTCCTAAAATAACGTTGACAAAGAAAATAAACGAAAAGAAAGTCTGAAATGCAAAAACTCTTTCATACTTGTAAGAGTATTTTGGTATGCCGCATGCGGATGCCACACGCTTCCTCCGAAGCCCTTCTAACCATTGGGGCATGTTACTCCATTCAGATGTCCTAGGGGAATCTCGACTCTGGTTAGAATCCGACAATACTGTGCTGGAATCCGATCCATTAATACGGAT includes these proteins:
- the LOC107925323 gene encoding calcium/calmodulin-regulated receptor-like kinase 1, with amino-acid sequence MKTFELGLVFGTTIGVGVGFILAMAIAWYIMYRKKRFDRSHDTEKVCPRADNHPIRINGSDSSTVLSDSNQSRDSPRTSEWSNMPQWLEGLRRKRVASACGIPKYSYKELQKATWNFTTNIGEGAFGPVYKAQITTGQTVAVKVLATDSKQGALEFLTEVLLLGRLHHRNLVNLMGYCAERGLHMLVYVYMSNGSLASHLYNEKHEPLTWNLRVQIALDVARGLEYLHYGAVPPVVHRDIKSSNILLDHFMKARVADFGISRQEKSALHSSSDIKGTFGYVDPEYISTSIFTKKSDVYSFGVLLFELMSGNNAQKNLMEYVEFVALGVEDNEGWEEIADPRLEGKFDVQQLNFMGGLAYNCVNPVSRKRPSMREIVLALSEIRKPRNSETYRVITEETTFELDLQGTFDSSLTER
- the LOC107925322 gene encoding protein HEAT-STRESS-ASSOCIATED 32 is translated as MSLYYRWKNFEEDEDRPEKPRRFGVTEMRGPNHTLLTQNVLQDIFESMGQFVDGLKFSGGSHSLMPKSFLKQVIDMAHQHNVYVSTGDWAEHLIRKGPSAFKDFVEECKQMGFDTIELNVTSLEVPEDTLLRYVRLIKSGGLKAKPQFAVKFKKSDIPIGGDRAFGAYVPPAPRSTELVEDVDLLIRRAERCLEAGADMIMIDADDLCKHADSVRADVIAKVIGRLGLEKTMFDASNARASEWFVKQYGAKVNLFVDHSQVMDLECLRGCNLGKNHNSVLGSSYFLF